One window of Gloeothece citriformis PCC 7424 genomic DNA carries:
- a CDS encoding SpoIID/LytB domain-containing protein: MKIKQDLGWFVTLLKVLMPLTKKSWLFAPLLGILFLAPVQATELRIAIRKNLSQVKVGSSTPAMVKDGAGRTLGEIKEMDALSAASSGSGVALNQWRSSQIVIEPKNDGFVWIGDRWYRGRVRLLRNGQGVTAVNLVNLEDYLYSVVGAEAIPSWPLEALKAQAVAARTYALYTTSTTGNRFYDLDTTTRTQVYKGLETEFLSTHEAVEATKGQIMTHNGKAILAAFHSSSGGHTENVEDVWSSPLPYLRGVVDYDQLAPVFQWSKSYSSGQLSTLIGGVGTIRSMTPERTTPHGRVVTMKVVGSAGTKRISGSQLRKALDLRSTLFVVSSDYGKFDITGRGFGHGIGLSQWGSQYLAEQGVSYDRILTHYYQSAQLTQMEK, encoded by the coding sequence ATGAAAATCAAACAAGATTTAGGCTGGTTTGTTACCCTCCTAAAAGTTTTAATGCCTCTGACCAAGAAATCTTGGTTATTTGCCCCATTATTAGGAATACTGTTCCTTGCTCCGGTTCAAGCGACAGAACTCCGTATAGCCATTAGAAAAAATCTCTCTCAAGTTAAAGTAGGGAGTTCTACACCGGCTATGGTTAAAGATGGGGCAGGGCGAACTTTAGGAGAAATTAAAGAAATGGATGCCCTTTCTGCTGCCTCTAGTGGGAGTGGGGTAGCCCTCAATCAGTGGAGATCTAGCCAAATTGTTATCGAACCCAAAAACGACGGTTTTGTGTGGATCGGCGATCGCTGGTATCGAGGACGAGTACGTCTGTTGCGGAATGGTCAAGGGGTAACGGCGGTTAATTTAGTGAATTTAGAAGACTATCTTTATAGTGTAGTCGGGGCTGAAGCCATTCCCAGTTGGCCTCTAGAAGCCCTCAAAGCCCAAGCGGTTGCCGCCCGAACTTATGCCCTTTATACCACTTCCACCACAGGAAACCGTTTCTACGATTTAGATACCACCACTAGAACCCAAGTCTATAAAGGGTTAGAAACTGAATTTCTCAGTACCCATGAAGCAGTAGAAGCCACCAAAGGTCAAATTATGACCCATAACGGTAAAGCGATTTTAGCGGCTTTTCACTCGTCTTCTGGCGGCCATACCGAAAATGTAGAGGATGTTTGGAGTTCCCCTTTACCCTATTTGCGGGGTGTGGTGGATTATGATCAACTTGCCCCCGTCTTTCAATGGAGTAAAAGTTATTCTTCCGGTCAACTTAGCACTCTGATCGGGGGTGTGGGAACAATTCGGTCAATGACTCCGGAACGAACCACCCCTCATGGACGGGTAGTCACGATGAAAGTAGTCGGATCTGCCGGAACTAAACGCATTAGCGGAAGTCAGTTACGCAAAGCGTTAGATCTGCGGAGTACCCTTTTTGTTGTGTCTTCGGACTATGGTAAATTTGACATTACTGGGAGAGGATTTGGTCATGGTATTGGCCTCAGTCAATGGGGAAGTCAATATTTAGCCGAACAAGGGGTTAGTTATGACCGCATTTTGACTCATTATTATCAAAGTGCCCAATTGACTCAAATGGAGAAATAA
- a CDS encoding ABC transporter permease, which yields MNGLIELTPDDLGWSLGIIVGAIALSRWQKLKLEGQLLLAAGRSLLQLLVVGYILAVIFALDNPWAVLGILGIMLTIAAVVSRNRIGKSLKGLFPVVWGSLLISNALTLGYGIILIIQPESWYQPQYIIPLTGMILGNAMNSASLSGERLASLITQNRLEVETYLCLGATPSEAIAAYRSEAIRVSLIPTLNQMMVVGLVSLPGMFTGQVLAGSDPLNAASYQILILFMIAFSNLMTAILVTQGVAKRFFNKNAQLTLTP from the coding sequence GTGAATGGATTAATTGAACTAACACCTGATGATTTAGGATGGTCTTTGGGAATTATTGTCGGGGCGATCGCTTTATCGCGTTGGCAAAAGTTGAAGTTAGAGGGACAGTTATTACTGGCCGCCGGGCGATCGCTATTACAGTTATTGGTCGTCGGTTACATTCTAGCGGTCATTTTTGCTTTGGATAATCCCTGGGCAGTTTTAGGGATTTTAGGGATTATGTTAACCATTGCTGCGGTAGTTTCTCGTAACCGAATTGGCAAAAGTCTTAAAGGGTTATTTCCTGTCGTGTGGGGGTCGTTATTGATATCAAACGCTTTAACGTTAGGGTATGGGATTATTTTAATTATTCAACCCGAAAGTTGGTATCAACCTCAATATATTATTCCTCTAACGGGGATGATTTTAGGAAATGCCATGAATAGCGCCTCTTTATCGGGGGAACGGTTAGCTAGTTTAATTACTCAAAACCGTTTAGAAGTGGAAACTTATCTCTGTTTAGGGGCGACTCCTTCTGAGGCGATCGCTGCTTATCGTTCGGAAGCGATCCGAGTCAGTTTAATTCCGACTCTTAATCAGATGATGGTGGTGGGTTTAGTCAGTTTACCGGGAATGTTTACCGGACAAGTTTTAGCTGGAAGTGATCCCCTTAATGCGGCATCCTATCAAATTTTAATTTTATTTATGATTGCTTTTTCTAATTTAATGACAGCTATTTTAGTGACTCAAGGAGTAGCAAAACGATTTTTTAATAAAAATGCACAATTAACTTTAACTCCATAA
- a CDS encoding DegT/DnrJ/EryC1/StrS family aminotransferase, producing MTNIPPVDLARQYKLISTPVETAVLDILSSGRYIGGTVVTDFEQQFADYIKVRECVSCNSGTDALYLALRALNIGKGDEVITSPFTFIATAEAVNLVGATPIFVDIDPDTFNIDVDQIESAITPKTKAIIPVHLFGQPVNMTQVMEIAQKYNLFVIEDCAQATGAEWDGKKVGSIGHIGAFSFFPTKNLGACGDGGAVTTHDSTLAAKIKMLKEHGSRVRYCHEDIGVNSRLDAIQAAILQIKLSYLDRWNEQREEIAKCYQTLLSPLPYLQLPQALSGGKHVWNQYTIRLPDQQQDTQLYRDLVREKLQKMGIISMIYYPLPLHLQPVYQNLGYQKGQFPVSETVCNQVLSLPMFPDLTFEEQQQVAYGLKDCL from the coding sequence GTGACTAATATACCTCCTGTTGATCTAGCCCGTCAATACAAATTAATTAGTACCCCTGTCGAAACAGCAGTTCTAGATATTTTAAGTTCTGGCCGTTATATTGGTGGAACTGTTGTTACCGATTTTGAGCAACAATTTGCCGATTATATTAAGGTTAGAGAATGCGTCTCTTGTAATTCCGGTACAGATGCCCTTTATTTAGCCTTGAGGGCGTTAAATATCGGCAAGGGAGACGAAGTGATCACTTCCCCGTTTACCTTTATTGCCACTGCTGAAGCGGTTAATTTAGTCGGGGCGACTCCGATTTTTGTCGATATAGATCCTGATACATTTAATATAGATGTCGATCAGATTGAATCGGCTATTACCCCGAAAACAAAAGCAATTATACCCGTTCATCTGTTTGGGCAACCGGTCAATATGACCCAAGTAATGGAAATTGCTCAAAAGTATAATTTATTTGTTATAGAAGACTGTGCCCAAGCTACCGGAGCGGAATGGGACGGGAAAAAAGTCGGCAGTATCGGTCATATTGGGGCGTTTAGCTTCTTTCCGACGAAAAATTTAGGGGCCTGTGGCGATGGTGGGGCGGTAACAACTCATGATTCAACTCTGGCGGCTAAAATTAAAATGCTCAAAGAACACGGGAGTCGAGTTCGTTACTGTCATGAAGACATAGGAGTCAATAGTCGTCTTGATGCCATTCAAGCAGCCATTTTACAGATTAAACTGTCGTATTTAGACCGATGGAATGAACAACGAGAAGAGATAGCGAAATGTTATCAAACTCTTCTGTCTCCTCTTCCTTATCTTCAGTTACCCCAAGCTTTAAGCGGTGGTAAGCACGTTTGGAATCAATATACCATTCGATTACCCGACCAACAACAAGACACCCAATTATATCGGGATCTGGTGCGAGAAAAATTACAAAAAATGGGGATAATTTCGATGATTTATTACCCGTTACCTTTACATTTACAACCCGTTTATCAAAATTTAGGCTATCAAAAAGGACAATTTCCGGTTTCTGAAACCGTTTGTAACCAAGTTTTATCTTTACCGATGTTTCCTGATTTAACCTTTGAGGAACAACAACAGGTAGCCTATGGGTTAAAAGATTGTTTATAA
- a CDS encoding glycosyltransferase family 39 protein: protein MILFKRQISKWLRVLLIFVLVLGILFRFTSLESKAYWDDEAVTSLRLAGSSWKELRASDGQKNSSEEFQYQYLHNKPQTSLIDVFKSSLEDPQVTPLYYFMGYFWVKLFGNSIEAIRSLSAVISVLSLPCMFWLCLELFGSSLTAAIAVILMAISPFEILYAQEARMYSLWTLTTLLSSIAFLRAMRLKTQRSWNVYSVTLLLSLYTHLLSVLVAVGQGIYVVITEKFKLNREFFSYLKASLIGFLFFCPWLLVIIKYPNRVISTTNWTNRPTDLPILNWIRRLNTIFFDPGNIQRDTFHWMDLIQLGIIVLVAYSLYFIVRHQPQKIWLFVLVLGTSTVFITLPSLISGKVLSIIIRYQIPSLIGIQLAVANLIATQILSVSLMKRKIWQAIFVFLILLGIGSNALSSQAQTWWTKPNSDEYIQVASFINKAERPLLIGSYGEGKENSILALSYLLDSDVQIQLLRNSNKISTISGNFSEVFVFNPAEKLLKGLEQQQRYKMNSINEDLKLWTLTE, encoded by the coding sequence ATGATTTTATTTAAGAGACAAATTTCAAAATGGTTAAGAGTTTTGCTGATTTTCGTCTTAGTTTTGGGGATATTATTTCGATTTACTAGCCTTGAGAGCAAAGCATATTGGGATGATGAGGCAGTTACTTCTTTAAGGCTTGCTGGCTCATCGTGGAAGGAATTACGCGCTTCTGATGGGCAAAAAAATAGCTCTGAAGAGTTTCAGTATCAGTATTTACACAATAAACCTCAAACCTCTCTAATCGATGTGTTTAAGTCGAGCCTAGAAGATCCTCAAGTTACTCCACTTTATTACTTCATGGGATACTTTTGGGTTAAGTTATTTGGTAATTCAATTGAAGCCATAAGGAGCTTGTCTGCTGTTATCAGCGTACTGAGCTTACCTTGTATGTTTTGGTTATGTTTGGAATTATTTGGCTCATCTTTAACAGCAGCAATAGCCGTTATCCTCATGGCTATTTCGCCTTTTGAGATTTTATATGCTCAAGAAGCAAGGATGTATAGTCTGTGGACTTTGACGACATTATTATCGAGCATTGCATTTTTACGAGCTATGCGACTAAAAACGCAACGCAGTTGGAATGTTTATTCAGTCACATTATTGTTGTCACTGTATACCCATTTATTGTCTGTTTTAGTTGCTGTTGGACAGGGAATTTATGTGGTTATAACTGAGAAGTTTAAACTGAATCGAGAATTTTTCTCTTATCTTAAAGCCTCTCTAATAGGCTTTTTATTTTTTTGTCCTTGGCTACTGGTTATTATTAAGTATCCTAATCGGGTTATCAGTACCACCAACTGGACAAACCGTCCGACTGACTTACCCATTTTAAACTGGATCAGAAGGTTAAATACTATCTTTTTCGATCCCGGAAATATTCAACGTGATACTTTTCATTGGATGGATTTAATTCAATTGGGTATTATTGTGCTAGTAGCCTATTCACTTTATTTTATTGTACGCCATCAGCCTCAGAAAATATGGCTATTTGTATTAGTATTAGGAACAAGCACTGTTTTTATTACCCTACCGTCTTTAATATCAGGTAAAGTTTTGTCGATTATAATACGCTATCAAATACCCAGTCTCATAGGTATTCAGCTTGCTGTTGCTAATCTTATAGCAACCCAAATCTTATCCGTCAGTTTGATGAAAAGGAAAATCTGGCAAGCAATATTTGTCTTCCTCATTTTGTTGGGAATTGGCTCGAATGCTCTTAGTTCTCAGGCGCAAACTTGGTGGACTAAGCCCAATAGTGACGAATACATTCAAGTAGCTAGTTTCATCAACAAAGCTGAACGCCCTCTTTTGATTGGTAGTTATGGTGAAGGTAAAGAAAATAGTATTTTAGCGTTAAGCTATTTACTTGATTCAGATGTACAGATTCAACTCCTACGCAACTCAAACAAAATTTCCACAATCTCCGGTAATTTTAGTGAGGTTTTTGTGTTTAATCCTGCTGAAAAATTACTCAAGGGTCTTGAGCAACAACAAAGGTATAAAATGAATTCTATTAATGAGGATCTCAAACTCTGGACGTTAACAGAATAA
- a CDS encoding PEP-CTERM sorting domain-containing protein: protein MSMVEPSDFSVVPEPLTILEIGTALLFGFIFKQKFGKNLK from the coding sequence ATGTCTATGGTAGAACCGTCAGATTTCTCCGTTGTTCCCGAACCTTTAACTATTTTAGAGATAGGTACAGCCCTGTTATTTGGGTTTATTTTTAAACAAAAATTTGGTAAAAATTTGAAATAA
- a CDS encoding DUF561 domain-containing protein, with product MTIHPQLQQALSVRKALKVISGLNNFDTAKVTAVAKAAQAGGATFVDIAADPNLVRQVRQVIDLPICVSAVDPELFVIAVEAGADLIEIGNFDSFYAQGRRFEAEEVLALTQQTRQLLPNITLSVTVPHILPLDEQVQLAEALVIAGANMIQTEGGTSSNPTHAGVLGLIEKAAPTLAAAHSISGAVSVPVLCASGLSSVTVPMAIAAGAAGVGVGSAINQLNDEVAMVAAVRSLVEALEVNPSHVRL from the coding sequence ATGACCATACACCCTCAACTACAACAAGCCCTGTCTGTCCGCAAAGCGTTAAAGGTGATTAGTGGCTTAAATAACTTCGATACAGCAAAAGTAACCGCAGTCGCTAAAGCTGCCCAAGCAGGGGGCGCAACGTTCGTGGATATCGCCGCCGATCCTAATTTAGTGCGTCAAGTCCGCCAAGTCATAGATTTACCGATTTGTGTATCTGCTGTAGACCCAGAATTATTTGTTATAGCGGTAGAAGCGGGAGCAGATTTAATCGAAATTGGGAATTTTGACAGTTTTTATGCTCAAGGGCGACGTTTTGAAGCAGAAGAGGTTCTTGCCCTTACTCAACAAACTCGCCAACTGTTACCCAATATTACCCTGTCCGTAACCGTTCCCCATATTCTTCCCCTCGATGAACAAGTGCAACTGGCAGAAGCGTTAGTCATTGCCGGAGCAAATATGATTCAAACTGAAGGGGGAACAAGCAGTAACCCCACCCATGCCGGGGTTTTAGGGTTAATTGAAAAAGCTGCCCCCACTTTAGCCGCCGCCCATAGCATCTCCGGGGCGGTATCTGTACCGGTTTTATGTGCTTCTGGGTTATCGAGTGTGACTGTTCCGATGGCGATCGCTGCGGGTGCTGCCGGGGTTGGGGTAGGTTCAGCTATTAACCAACTGAATGATGAGGTAGCAATGGTAGCGGCTGTTCGGAGTTTAGTAGAAGCTTTAGAGGTTAACCCTTCTCACGTTCGCCTCTAA
- a CDS encoding homoserine dehydrogenase translates to MRVKIGLLGLGTVGTGTAQILLDPWGRNPILKDIEIKRVGVRSPSKSRQVQVSPEVITTDLEQIVIDPEIDIVVELLGGLEPARSLILQAIAHKKHIVTANKAVIARYGDEIYEAANQAGVYVLLEAAVGGGIPIIKPLKQSLGANRIKSIVGIVNGTTNYILTQMTAAGADFGEVLAEAQKLGYAEADPTADVDGWDAADKIAILASIGFAGRVKREDIYCEGIRQISAADITYADKLGFVIKLLAIAEGSKGDDSETLQVRVHPTLVAKDHPLASINGVYNAILVTGEPLGQVMFFGPGAGAGPTASAVVSDIMNIVGILKSSGGQPQGLDPLLSVTHQHYCSLTAVEDLKTRFYARFLCQDVPGVIGHLGTCFGRHNVSLESVVQIGYQDQLAEIVVVTHEVREGNFRQALGEIEQSEAISSIPSVLRVL, encoded by the coding sequence GTGAGAGTTAAGATCGGTTTATTGGGCTTAGGAACAGTAGGAACGGGGACAGCACAAATTCTACTCGATCCTTGGGGGCGTAATCCTATCTTAAAAGATATCGAAATTAAACGGGTCGGAGTGCGATCGCCCTCTAAATCTCGTCAAGTTCAAGTGTCTCCTGAAGTCATCACTACAGATTTAGAACAAATTGTCATTGACCCAGAGATAGATATTGTCGTAGAATTACTAGGCGGATTAGAACCTGCGCGATCGCTCATTCTCCAAGCCATAGCCCACAAAAAACATATTGTTACCGCCAATAAAGCAGTGATTGCCCGCTATGGAGACGAAATTTATGAGGCAGCTAATCAAGCCGGAGTTTATGTCTTATTAGAAGCGGCGGTAGGAGGAGGGATTCCCATCATTAAACCCCTGAAACAATCTTTAGGGGCTAACCGAATTAAGAGTATTGTGGGCATTGTTAATGGCACAACTAACTATATTTTGACCCAAATGACCGCAGCCGGCGCAGATTTTGGGGAGGTCTTGGCAGAAGCCCAAAAATTAGGCTATGCTGAGGCAGATCCCACCGCAGATGTAGATGGGTGGGATGCGGCAGATAAAATTGCGATTTTGGCCTCGATTGGTTTTGCTGGACGGGTAAAACGGGAAGATATTTATTGTGAAGGGATTCGTCAGATCAGCGCAGCCGATATCACTTATGCTGATAAATTAGGATTTGTGATTAAATTATTGGCGATCGCCGAAGGGTCAAAAGGGGATGATTCAGAAACGTTACAGGTAAGAGTGCATCCGACGCTAGTGGCTAAAGATCATCCTTTGGCGAGTATTAATGGGGTTTACAACGCTATTTTAGTCACAGGAGAGCCTTTAGGACAAGTGATGTTTTTTGGGCCGGGGGCTGGGGCTGGCCCGACGGCGAGTGCAGTGGTTTCGGATATCATGAATATTGTGGGCATTCTTAAGAGTAGTGGGGGACAGCCTCAAGGATTAGATCCCTTATTAAGTGTCACTCATCAACATTATTGTAGTCTGACGGCGGTTGAAGATTTAAAAACTCGATTTTATGCCCGTTTTCTCTGTCAAGATGTGCCTGGGGTAATTGGACATTTAGGAACTTGTTTTGGTCGGCACAATGTGAGTTTAGAATCCGTCGTTCAGATTGGATATCAAGACCAATTAGCAGAAATTGTGGTGGTCACTCATGAGGTTCGAGAAGGTAATTTTCGTCAAGCTTTAGGAGAAATTGAACAATCAGAGGCTATTAGTAGTATTCCTAGTGTTTTACGAGTGTTATAA
- a CDS encoding LysM peptidoglycan-binding domain-containing M23 family metallopeptidase — protein sequence MGYSRLLLIGLFLIVYGGKILPVFAQLDFIKKPNSDTPVCPPPALERVQRHRVIEGENIERIAIYHNLTPETLIRFNPSLQTGTVSPGQELLIPPFNGIRVDVPAGATWKDLEDVYGVRADVLFEVNGCQMKPTAVFIPGVNWTARQQKGQDYTGLSGYPLPFLAEVGLKYGWQENPTNQRRLFHSGVDLLAPVGTAVLAAASGTVVYVGQEEGYGFMVIINHGDVRQTRYAHLSRVTAKIGQPVNTGDVIGAVGTTGQPDLDVPHLHFEVRYKFPVGWVAQDPEINLTQESPAASP from the coding sequence ATGGGTTATTCTCGGTTACTTTTAATTGGGCTATTTTTAATAGTCTATGGAGGTAAAATTTTACCGGTTTTTGCCCAACTAGATTTTATTAAAAAGCCTAATTCCGATACTCCCGTTTGTCCTCCTCCTGCGTTAGAAAGGGTACAACGTCATCGAGTCATTGAAGGGGAAAATATTGAACGGATTGCCATTTATCATAATTTAACCCCAGAAACCCTAATTCGATTTAATCCGAGTTTACAAACAGGGACAGTTTCACCCGGACAAGAGTTATTAATTCCGCCCTTTAATGGGATTCGAGTTGATGTTCCTGCGGGGGCAACCTGGAAAGATTTAGAGGATGTTTATGGGGTAAGGGCAGATGTTTTATTTGAGGTTAATGGGTGTCAAATGAAACCAACGGCGGTCTTTATTCCTGGGGTAAATTGGACAGCAAGACAACAAAAAGGACAAGATTATACCGGCTTAAGTGGGTATCCGTTGCCCTTTTTAGCAGAAGTCGGGTTAAAGTATGGGTGGCAAGAAAATCCTACCAATCAAAGACGATTATTTCATAGTGGCGTTGATTTATTAGCCCCAGTGGGAACGGCGGTATTAGCGGCGGCATCGGGTACAGTGGTGTATGTAGGTCAAGAGGAGGGCTATGGGTTTATGGTCATTATTAATCATGGAGATGTGCGACAAACTCGTTATGCTCATTTGAGCCGAGTCACGGCTAAAATAGGTCAACCGGTTAATACAGGGGATGTAATTGGGGCAGTGGGAACGACCGGTCAACCCGATTTAGATGTGCCTCATTTACATTTTGAAGTGCGTTATAAGTTTCCGGTGGGATGGGTAGCACAAGACCCTGAGATTAATTTAACCCAAGAATCTCCGGCAGCCTCCCCTTAA
- a CDS encoding class I SAM-dependent methyltransferase, with the protein MHIDNVIEAYDYSASEYDAIMERYWNIDRQPLIDSLQLQPGQKVLDAAVGTGLNLPAFPAQVQVIGIDLSQKMLNEARKKPICADIILQVMDLHQLNFSDNSFDAAVSGFTLCVVTDPVEVLEEILRVTKSGALIAILDYCKSRNPEIEKWQELIYEASSQLGFPRGKIKWNSLMDYDKLIYHSNLAIEVIKDERIDDPNPFLCGCEILLRNTKQ; encoded by the coding sequence ATGCACATCGACAACGTTATCGAAGCTTACGATTACTCAGCATCCGAGTATGATGCTATTATGGAGCGTTACTGGAATATCGATCGACAACCCTTAATCGATTCCTTACAGCTTCAACCCGGACAAAAAGTTTTAGATGCTGCGGTAGGAACGGGTTTAAATCTTCCTGCTTTTCCGGCACAAGTACAAGTCATCGGGATTGATTTGTCTCAAAAAATGCTCAATGAAGCCCGCAAAAAACCGATCTGTGCTGATATTATTTTACAAGTGATGGATCTTCATCAACTCAATTTTTCTGATAATAGTTTTGATGCTGCGGTTTCAGGGTTTACTCTATGTGTTGTTACTGATCCGGTGGAGGTACTCGAAGAAATTTTAAGGGTGACAAAATCCGGCGCTTTAATTGCTATTTTAGATTATTGTAAGTCTCGAAATCCAGAGATCGAAAAATGGCAAGAGTTGATTTATGAGGCTAGTTCTCAATTAGGCTTTCCGAGGGGTAAAATAAAATGGAATTCTTTGATGGATTATGATAAATTAATTTATCACAGTAATTTGGCTATTGAAGTGATTAAAGATGAACGGATAGATGATCCTAATCCTTTTTTGTGTGGGTGTGAGATATTGCTGAGAAATACCAAACAATAG
- the dxr gene encoding 1-deoxy-D-xylulose-5-phosphate reductoisomerase, whose translation MKKISVLGSTGSIGTQTLDIVAQYPDQFQVVGLAAGNNVELLSAQVHQFRPEIVAICNLDHLEVLKESLSSLDYSPIILGGEQGIVEVAGYGDAQSVVTGIVGCAGLLPTIAAIKAGKDIALANKETLIAGGPVVLPLIEKHGVKLLPADSEHSAIFQCLQGVPEKGLRKILLTASGGSFRDLPVEKLSTVTVQDALKHPNWSMGRKITIDSATLMNKGLEVIEAHYLFGLDYDRIEIVIHPQSIIHSLIELQDTSVLAQLGWPDMRLPLLYALSWPERIYTDWETLDLVKVGSLTFREPDHHKYPCMKLAYAAGRAGGAMPAVLNAANEQAVALFLEERIGFLDIPRLIETVCDRFTTHNQAHPTLDDIISADQWARGEVIRANEVIEKSDRIVSVR comes from the coding sequence GTGAAAAAAATTTCTGTTCTTGGTTCAACAGGTTCTATAGGAACTCAAACCCTCGATATTGTCGCTCAATATCCGGATCAATTTCAAGTGGTTGGGTTAGCAGCCGGTAACAATGTAGAATTACTCTCGGCACAAGTGCATCAATTCCGCCCGGAAATTGTCGCTATTTGTAATCTTGACCATCTCGAAGTCCTTAAAGAGTCTCTCTCCTCCCTCGATTATTCTCCGATTATTTTAGGGGGAGAACAGGGTATAGTTGAAGTGGCCGGTTATGGGGATGCTCAAAGTGTAGTTACGGGTATCGTCGGATGTGCCGGGTTATTACCGACTATTGCTGCTATTAAAGCGGGTAAAGATATTGCTTTAGCGAATAAAGAAACCTTAATCGCTGGGGGGCCGGTGGTGTTACCCTTAATCGAAAAACATGGGGTAAAATTATTACCGGCGGACTCAGAACATTCGGCTATTTTTCAATGTTTGCAAGGAGTCCCCGAAAAAGGTCTCAGAAAAATTCTTTTAACCGCTTCTGGGGGGTCTTTTCGAGATTTACCCGTCGAAAAATTAAGCACCGTTACGGTACAGGATGCCCTAAAACATCCCAATTGGTCAATGGGACGCAAAATTACCATTGATTCTGCTACCCTAATGAATAAGGGATTAGAGGTCATAGAAGCTCATTACTTATTTGGCTTAGATTACGATCGCATCGAAATTGTGATTCATCCCCAGAGTATTATTCATTCTCTTATTGAGTTACAAGATACCTCAGTTTTGGCTCAATTGGGGTGGCCGGATATGCGTTTACCTTTGCTTTATGCGTTATCTTGGCCAGAACGAATTTATACCGATTGGGAAACTTTAGACTTAGTTAAAGTGGGAAGTTTGACTTTCCGAGAACCGGATCATCATAAGTATCCTTGCATGAAATTAGCTTATGCGGCGGGACGGGCAGGGGGTGCTATGCCGGCGGTTTTAAATGCGGCTAATGAACAAGCAGTTGCTCTCTTTTTAGAGGAAAGAATTGGCTTTTTAGATATTCCTCGCTTAATTGAAACGGTTTGCGATCGCTTTACCACTCACAATCAGGCTCATCCTACATTAGATGATATCATATCTGCCGATCAATGGGCGAGAGGGGAAGTGATTCGGGCTAATGAAGTTATAGAAAAAAGCGATCGGATTGTGTCTGTTCGGTAA